CGACGTAGTAACCGTCTTTCGTCTTCCAAACTTTGTAGTGCTTGAGTCCAAGTTCGAGACGCGCGATTTCGTTCGTCTTCGTGTCGCCGATCAGCCAGTCGTTCGCGTACGCGCCGTTGTTACCTGTCGTCATTATCCTGACAAAGTCGTCGATACTGCTGGCGTACTGTTCGGCTTTTCTCGCGCGATCAAATTCAGGAACGCCTTCCGTGTCGAAACCCTTGAACTGCGCTATAGTTGTTTCGGTTATCAAGATTCCCGCACTTGTTTCCACAAAGTCGTCGCCACTATGAATGAAGCCGGGAAATGTGTCCATCATGATCCGGTTACCGTTTTTCGGAACGATGTCTGCGACGATGTTCCACCTTTCACCGACGAGGTAATCGACCCATGAATTGTGTCCCATGACAATCTTGCCGTCGGATGTATAGCTTCCCGTCGCGATGAAAGCGCTGCAGTTGCCGGGTGAACTGTTGTCGTCGGCGCCCTTGATCCGCTTTGCCTTCAACATAGGGAGATAATACTGGTCGAGCTCCATCCAGCCGTTGAGCGCGGTGATGTCGTACCTGTCGTAATTCTTTCCTTTCGCCGCGAGACCCTCGACGATACCTTCTATTTCCTCCTGGTACTCCTTGTCGAGCTTCGGCCAGAACATTTTGCGCGCCGCGTCCCTGAAGAAGCTCCAGTCCTTTTTTGATCCGACCTTCAGATAGAATTCCATCGCCTTGAGCGCGTCGTCTATCTCAGGAGCGAGGAGATAGCCGTGCTGAAATCCGATCTGATCGGCAGTTCCTTCAAGGTGGACAAAGATCCATCCCGCTTTGTCCTCACGGTATGATTTATCGAGACGCGGGTCGGTCCCTGCTGCAGCTGTTCCGCACAAGAGCAGGATGATCGCCGCTTGCAGCGCAGTCTTTCTCATTTCTCCTCCGTGGTTGGAGTCTACTTTCTGGTGGCAGGGTTTCTGAAAACGTTGTCGGGTACGGTCCATGCGTCGGGGTAGCCGTGAGACACGATATAGTTCCCCGCCTTGTTGGCCTCATATCTTGCTTTGAAATCGCCCACACGCACTTTGTAGAAAGGTGGATCGTAAACGAGATAAATATTGTACCCGTCAAGCTCGGATTGAGCTTCGGCCTTCATGTCGATTGCGTCCTGGAGACTTTGCGTGGCAAGAATCTGGATCCTGAAACCCGGAACGGTGTTGAGATTCGCCGCGCTTGTAATGATATCGAGAGTGTCCTTTGGCGCTGAGACGGTGTCCGCCGAAGTGGTCAGCGTATCTCTTCTCATGCCGACGGTATCCGATCTCACGACGGCGGAATCCCTGATCGCCGCGGAGGTATCTACGCCCGTCGAGTCCCGTTCAGAGGTCTGAGCAAATGCGATCTGAGTCAATGAAATCAGAATCGCGGCGACATAAAAATGCGACCAATTTGATCTCGATATCATCCTGGACTGCCTCCGGAATTGTTAGTACGATCGTAGGGCCTTCAAGCCGTCAAAAATTTA
This genomic stretch from Candidatus Kryptoniota bacterium harbors:
- a CDS encoding C45 family peptidase, coding for MRKTALQAAIILLLCGTAAAGTDPRLDKSYREDKAGWIFVHLEGTADQIGFQHGYLLAPEIDDALKAMEFYLKVGSKKDWSFFRDAARKMFWPKLDKEYQEEIEGIVEGLAAKGKNYDRYDITALNGWMELDQYYLPMLKAKRIKGADDNSSPGNCSAFIATGSYTSDGKIVMGHNSWVDYLVGERWNIVADIVPKNGNRIMMDTFPGFIHSGDDFVETSAGILITETTIAQFKGFDTEGVPEFDRARKAEQYASSIDDFVRIMTTGNNGAYANDWLIGDTKTNEIARLELGLKHYKVWKTKDGYYVGSNFPCDPQVIKDETTYKIDNKKSSMNARRARWEELMERDKGKIDAEEGKAFEADHFDATEGKDFSGGCALCGHVDEDPRGVRQWGWKPFFPGGAVQGKVTTSVLASKLQFWAHMGHPCGDDFIASKFFKEHPQYSWESKYLHDMKSYPWALFTAKDQEGKL
- a CDS encoding SPOR domain-containing protein, whose amino-acid sequence is MISRSNWSHFYVAAILISLTQIAFAQTSERDSTGVDTSAAIRDSAVVRSDTVGMRRDTLTTSADTVSAPKDTLDIITSAANLNTVPGFRIQILATQSLQDAIDMKAEAQSELDGYNIYLVYDPPFYKVRVGDFKARYEANKAGNYIVSHGYPDAWTVPDNVFRNPATRK